In the genome of Nycticebus coucang isolate mNycCou1 chromosome 12, mNycCou1.pri, whole genome shotgun sequence, one region contains:
- the KRT75 gene encoding keratin, type II cytoskeletal 75: protein MSRQSTVTFQTGSRRGFSTASATTPAAGRSRFSSTSVARSTGCSGGPGRIGGAGVGFGSRSLYNLGGPRRVSISGCGSSFRSGFGGRASSGFSHGGGVGGGFGSPGFPLCPPGGIQEVTVNQSLLAPLNLQIDPSIQRVRKEEREQIKTLNNKFASFIDKVRFLEQQNKVLETKWSLLQEQGTKTVRQNLEPLFDTHIGDLRRQLDSITTERGRLEAELRSMQDTVEDFRARYEDEINKRTAAENEFVALKKDVDGAYMNKVELEAKVTSLTDEIDFLRLVFEAELSQMQTQVGDTSVVLSMDNNRNLDLDSIIAEVKAQYEDIANRSRAEAESWYQTKYEELQVTAGRHGDNLRNTKQEISEMNRMIQKLRAEIDSAKKQCSSLQTAIADAEQRGELALKDARAKLVDLEEALQKAKQDMARLLREYQELMNVKLALDVEIATYRKLLEGEESRLSGEGVSPVNISVVTSTVSSGYGGGNSVGCGSLGVGGGSGYSFTTSGGHSLGAGLGGSGFSASSSRGLGGSGSSVKIVSTTSSSRKSYQH, encoded by the exons ATGTCTCGGCAATCCACGGTCACCTTCCAGACTGGCAGCCGCAGGGGCTTCAGCACCGCCTCAGCCACCACCCCAGCAGCGGGTCGCTCCCGCTTCAGCTCCACCTCTGTAGCCCGCTCCACAGGGTGTAGTGGGGGGCCAGGAAGGATTGGGGGTGCTGGGGTTGGTTTCGGAAGCCGCAGCCTCTACAACCTGGGGGGGCCTAGGCGGGTCTCCATCAGTGGGTGTGGCAGCAGCTTTCGAAGTGGCTTTGGTGGCAGGGCTAGCAGTGGGTTTAGCCATGGGGGTGGGGTTGGAGGAGGCTTTGGGAGTCCTGGCTTCCCCCTCTGCCCCCCTGGAGGCATCCAAGAGGTCACAGTCAACCAGAGTCTCCTGGCTCCCCTCAACCTGCAAATCGACCCCTCCATCCAGCGGGTGAGGAAGGAGGAGCGTGAGCAGATCAAGACCCTCAACAACAAGTTTGCCTCCTTCATTGACAAG GTGCGCTTCCTGGAGCAGCAGAACAAGGTCCTGGAGACCAAGTGGAGCCTCCTGCAGGAGCAGGGCACCAAGACCGTGAGGCAGAACCTAGAGCCCCTCTTTGACACCCACATTGGTGACCTCCGGCGGCAGCTGGACAGCATCACCACTGAGAGGGGCAGGCTTGAGGCCGAGCTGAGGAGCATGCAGGACACTGTTGAAGATTTCAGAGCCAG GTATGAAGATGAAATTAATAAGCGCACAGCTGCAGAGAATGAGTTTGTGGCCCTGAAAAAG GATGTGGATGGCGCCTACATGAACAAGGTGGAGCTGGAAGCCAAGGTCACATCTCTGACAGATGAGATCGACTTTCTCCGCTTGGTCTTTGAGGCA GAGCTGTCCCAGATGCAGACCCAGGTTGGTGACACATCTGTAGTGCTGTCCATGGACAACAACCGTAACCTGGACCTGGACAGCATCATCGCTGAGGTCAAAGCGCAGTATGAGGACATCGCCAACCGCAGTCGGGCTGAAGCTGAGTCCTGGTACCAGACCAAG TATGAGGAGCTGCAGGTCACCGCGGGCCGGCACGGGGACAACCTTCGCAACACCAAACAAGAGATCTCGGAGATGAACCGCATGATCCAGAAGCTGAGAGCTGAGATCGACAGTGCCAAGAAGCAG TGCTCCAGCCTGCAAACAGCCATCGCCGATGCCGAGCAGCGCGGAGAACTGGCTCTCAAGGATGCGCGGGCCAAGCTGGTGGACCTGGAGGAGGCCCTGCAGAAGGCCAAGCAGGACATGGCCCGGCTGCTGCGCGAATACCAGGAGCTCATGAATGTCAAGCTGGCCCTAGATGTGGAGATCGCCACCTACCGCAAGCTGCTGGAGGGCGAGGAGAGCAG GCTGAGTGGAGAGGGAGTTTCTCCAGTTAATATCT CTGTGGTCACCTCCACTGTTTCCAGTGGCTACGGCGGTGGCAACAGCGTTGGATGTGGAAGCCTGGGTGTCGGTGGGGGCAGCGGCTACTCCTTCACCACCAGTGGTGGGCACAGCCTGGGTGCAGGCCTGGGGGGCTCTGGCTTCAGTGCCAGCAGCAGCCGGGGTCTGGGGGGCAGTGGCTCTAGCGTCAAGATTGTCTCCACTACATCCTCTAGCCGGAAGAGCTACCAACACTGA